A genome region from Lactobacillus sp. ESL0791 includes the following:
- a CDS encoding FtsX-like permease family protein, translated as MIWKLSFTGIKSRLKDYVVLFSGLVVASMIFYMFLTLAINPAFLKGNITASYSNVSFVFEFGIVLLAIITLVYLVYANSFLLNMRQHDYGMYMMLGAKSSRIGLLIFCETLITGILATVLGIILGFGLTALMSKILIANLGLQISHFQVILPSAILWTLVFFIAIFFLAALRNMHKLTHSKVIELLHESQKPVTVVKRPLWHTIEAVLGLVLLAIGYYIMGDKNPNAVFRVVPIALITIVLGSYFVFNSFFTAIISFLQKRKSFSYHGIRLFTLGQLKFRLHDYTKILTVISLLFALALGAITVGLNFNSIKDLAAESSYYDATVVSASPTVQKAVDKLSIKSKATYHYKETGKALYFDRADFTKQPLKKVDGEVVNDFVKYKTVTVPTNKLDVPRTDANNYLGGMVPNGMPKVIHLVSNTKLQTLPGQNKFITLLTINNLNQDYKKVIQLENLQIKENPALKETLQNTKAYTYQMMIVYVSGFEFMGFFLGLAFLTMLASTLMFKVLSGAVSDKLRYKMLYKIGARKKVLQKSIAHEIGILFLLPGFLGVIDVLFGLRLFQTLLPHPYRGFWLPFLIFIVLYFLYYFVTVKLYERIVLTNQLD; from the coding sequence ATGATTTGGAAATTATCTTTTACCGGCATTAAGAGCCGACTTAAAGACTATGTGGTCTTATTTTCGGGCTTGGTCGTTGCCAGCATGATCTTTTACATGTTCTTGACCCTGGCAATCAATCCCGCTTTTCTTAAAGGGAATATTACTGCATCATACTCAAATGTTAGCTTTGTTTTCGAGTTTGGCATTGTCTTATTAGCAATTATTACGTTAGTTTATTTGGTTTATGCTAATTCCTTTTTGCTTAACATGCGGCAGCACGATTACGGCATGTATATGATGCTGGGAGCGAAAAGCAGTCGGATCGGACTGCTGATTTTCTGCGAGACTTTGATCACTGGGATCTTAGCTACTGTCTTAGGAATTATTCTTGGCTTCGGCTTAACAGCACTGATGTCCAAGATTCTAATTGCTAATCTTGGTCTGCAAATTAGCCACTTTCAGGTAATTCTGCCGAGCGCCATCCTGTGGACATTAGTTTTCTTTATCGCCATCTTTTTCCTAGCAGCGCTGCGGAATATGCATAAATTAACGCACTCTAAAGTGATAGAACTGCTGCACGAAAGTCAGAAACCGGTCACAGTGGTTAAACGGCCTCTGTGGCATACTATTGAGGCCGTTTTAGGACTTGTTTTATTGGCGATTGGTTATTATATTATGGGCGACAAAAATCCCAATGCCGTTTTTCGGGTTGTGCCGATTGCGCTGATAACAATTGTTTTGGGTTCTTATTTTGTCTTCAATTCGTTTTTCACAGCAATTATCAGTTTCTTGCAGAAGCGCAAGTCATTTTCTTACCACGGCATTCGGCTTTTTACCTTGGGCCAATTAAAATTTCGCTTGCATGATTACACTAAAATTTTAACGGTGATTTCTTTACTGTTTGCCCTAGCCTTAGGGGCAATCACGGTGGGACTGAATTTTAACTCAATCAAGGATTTAGCGGCAGAGAGCAGCTACTATGATGCCACGGTTGTGAGTGCTTCACCGACTGTGCAAAAGGCTGTGGATAAGCTGTCAATTAAAAGTAAAGCAACTTATCATTATAAAGAAACAGGCAAGGCCCTTTACTTCGACCGGGCAGACTTTACCAAGCAGCCGCTTAAAAAAGTTGATGGTGAGGTAGTCAATGACTTTGTTAAATACAAGACCGTGACTGTTCCAACCAATAAATTAGATGTGCCGCGTACCGATGCCAATAATTACCTAGGCGGCATGGTTCCTAACGGGATGCCGAAAGTGATTCATTTGGTTTCAAATACCAAATTGCAGACTTTGCCCGGACAGAATAAGTTTATTACTTTACTGACGATAAATAACCTTAATCAGGATTATAAAAAAGTGATCCAACTTGAAAATTTACAGATTAAAGAAAATCCTGCTTTAAAGGAAACACTCCAAAATACCAAAGCTTATACTTATCAAATGATGATTGTGTATGTCAGTGGCTTTGAATTCATGGGCTTCTTCCTCGGCCTAGCCTTTCTGACAATGTTGGCTTCAACGCTGATGTTTAAGGTCTTGAGCGGCGCTGTTAGCGACAAGCTCCGTTACAAGATGCTGTATAAAATTGGCGCAAGAAAAAAGGTACTGCAAAAATCAATTGCTCACGAGATTGGCATACTCTTTCTTCTGCCGGGATTTTTGGGGGTAATTGATGTGCTGTTCGGCCTGCGGCTGTTTCAAACGCTTTTGCCGCATCCCTACCGCGGCTTCTGGCTGCCGTTTCTGATTTTCATTGTTCTGTATTTCTTGTATTATTTTGTAACCGTCAAATTATACGAACGAATTGTGCTGACTAATCAGCTGGATTAG
- a CDS encoding MarR family winged helix-turn-helix transcriptional regulator: METNLKRINKLLTTVYTDIMRVEERELKKSAFSDISIKEVHAIDSITMYDHKTSSQLAKELMVTAGSVTSMVNKLVRKGYVVRIQGNDDRRIVRLGLTNRGRLVYRAHDSFHRHMVKKFIAGFDDEQIAIIERALLNLRAFLEFPPHIDNKKEQ, encoded by the coding sequence ATGGAAACAAACTTAAAACGAATTAATAAGCTGCTGACGACCGTCTATACGGATATCATGCGCGTTGAAGAGCGCGAACTGAAAAAAAGTGCCTTTAGTGATATTTCGATTAAAGAAGTACACGCAATTGATTCAATTACAATGTATGATCACAAAACCAGCTCGCAGCTGGCTAAAGAGCTGATGGTCACGGCCGGTTCAGTTACCAGCATGGTTAATAAGTTGGTTCGTAAGGGATATGTTGTGCGGATTCAGGGCAATGATGACCGCCGAATCGTTCGCTTGGGCTTAACCAACCGCGGGCGTTTAGTTTATCGGGCCCATGATTCTTTTCACCGGCACATGGTGAAAAAATTTATTGCGGGTTTTGACGATGAGCAGATTGCGATTATTGAGCGGGCGCTGCTTAATCTGCGCGCTTTTCTCGAATTTCCGCCACATATTGATAATAAAAAGGAGCAATAG
- a CDS encoding zinc ribbon domain-containing protein encodes MASKKFCPQCGNEVKITAKFCPHCGADLSKVQVSQTAADEPKRRQTTTASKTVKAPKRPMKKKTKVIIAVVAVLAVLFIGFYTWGNNHYSRENQINQIMVNLKNPQMGLAAYVTTDDRSMKVTDSSLKPLQKYYQEHQTAANTLGSDLKNGSSSPQISLVESGRYWLFFPKYTIQLNTYTPQVKTNHENSTVLVNGKSIGKLSGDNTDYYCKLKPLFPGKYHIEVKSPVAGRSLNADATVNVWSNKTVNLDIETATFSVNSIPKGTIYINDKSVGTLDKDGRKTFKDYPITANMELYVTTSFGKKIVKSEPVTGISAAFENNSNDYDSDDDTDVISNDGNKFVISPQWSGLVAKDDAEDMLESNFRDPDSDSFVGGAGNASYQELHKMDKAWDNDDKMNSYDMDCDIVSVGPASADSSSVVYKIKYEFDYSDGSEKKQVMLYHGAVFQKIGNNQKIKSIGNGKIISSKTIAADNDD; translated from the coding sequence ATGGCCAGTAAAAAATTCTGCCCGCAATGCGGCAATGAAGTAAAAATAACTGCCAAGTTTTGTCCCCATTGTGGTGCTGACTTAAGCAAAGTTCAGGTTAGTCAAACAGCTGCGGATGAGCCAAAACGACGGCAAACAACGACCGCGTCTAAGACTGTCAAGGCCCCCAAACGACCAATGAAAAAGAAAACTAAGGTCATTATTGCGGTGGTTGCGGTATTAGCCGTGTTGTTTATCGGCTTTTATACTTGGGGTAATAATCACTATAGCCGTGAAAACCAGATTAACCAGATTATGGTTAACTTGAAGAACCCGCAAATGGGGCTAGCAGCGTATGTGACAACGGATGACCGCAGCATGAAAGTAACCGATAGCAGTTTGAAGCCGCTGCAAAAATATTACCAAGAGCATCAAACGGCCGCCAATACCTTGGGCAGTGATTTAAAGAATGGCAGCAGTTCGCCGCAAATCAGCCTGGTTGAATCGGGCAGGTACTGGCTCTTTTTCCCTAAATACACAATTCAACTGAATACTTATACGCCGCAGGTTAAGACTAATCACGAAAATTCAACGGTCTTGGTCAATGGTAAAAGCATTGGTAAATTGTCAGGAGATAACACAGATTATTACTGCAAATTGAAGCCGCTGTTTCCTGGCAAATACCATATTGAGGTAAAGTCTCCGGTTGCAGGCAGAAGTTTGAATGCTGATGCAACGGTTAATGTTTGGTCAAACAAGACAGTCAATCTGGATATTGAAACTGCTACTTTTTCTGTTAACAGTATTCCTAAGGGAACAATTTACATTAACGATAAGAGTGTGGGAACGCTTGATAAAGATGGCAGGAAGACCTTCAAAGATTATCCGATAACGGCCAATATGGAATTGTATGTTACAACAAGTTTTGGCAAGAAAATCGTTAAATCAGAGCCGGTTACAGGGATCTCGGCGGCTTTTGAAAATAATAGCAATGATTATGACAGCGATGATGATACTGATGTGATCAGTAATGATGGCAATAAGTTTGTGATTAGTCCGCAATGGTCGGGTCTGGTTGCTAAAGATGATGCTGAAGACATGCTGGAATCTAACTTCCGTGATCCGGACAGTGATAGCTTTGTTGGTGGCGCTGGTAATGCCAGCTACCAAGAATTACATAAGATGGACAAGGCCTGGGATAATGATGATAAGATGAATAGCTATGACATGGATTGTGATATCGTTTCGGTTGGGCCAGCTTCCGCTGATTCCAGCAGTGTAGTTTACAAGATTAAATATGAATTTGATTACAGTGATGGCAGTGAGAAGAAGCAGGTAATGCTCTATCATGGTGCCGTATTCCAAAAGATCGGGAATAATCAGAAAATCAAGTCGATTGGCAACGGCAAGATTATTAGCAGTAAGACAATTGCCGCTGACAATGACGATTAA
- a CDS encoding biotin--[acetyl-CoA-carboxylase] ligase gives MNNLTKKISPKQNKLQHLLQDLPLTVSWWQEIGSTSTAAKKFLQTHLYEQPLLFGSDRQTNGYGKKDRKFISETGGIYLSLLIKIPELTSQNQGLLTTGIAWELHETIKEELHTETEIKWVNDLLLNGKKVAGILVEKPQPQIAIIGIGCNLYQQQLEEALPTGTNLLTQPLTDEQTCHFIAALIHRLFPLTTTFATGTFLPEYKKHLCLLNQEVTMQIGKTTIVGQAVDLTPQANLVIKTNKGLKTIGAGEVTKIRPSKKASKN, from the coding sequence ATGAATAACCTAACTAAAAAAATTTCGCCAAAACAAAATAAATTACAACATCTGCTGCAAGATTTACCGCTTACCGTCAGCTGGTGGCAGGAGATAGGCTCAACCAGCACTGCAGCAAAAAAATTTTTGCAGACACATTTATACGAGCAGCCGCTTTTATTCGGCAGTGACAGGCAGACAAATGGTTATGGTAAAAAAGACCGCAAGTTTATTTCCGAAACGGGGGGAATTTATCTCTCATTGTTAATTAAAATTCCCGAATTGACATCGCAGAACCAGGGGTTACTGACCACCGGCATTGCCTGGGAGCTGCATGAAACGATCAAGGAAGAGCTGCACACTGAAACGGAAATTAAGTGGGTCAACGATTTGCTGCTTAACGGCAAAAAAGTGGCCGGCATTTTGGTGGAAAAACCGCAACCCCAAATTGCAATCATTGGTATCGGCTGTAATTTATACCAGCAACAGCTTGAAGAGGCTTTGCCGACCGGAACAAATTTATTAACGCAACCATTGACCGACGAGCAAACTTGCCACTTTATTGCCGCTTTAATTCACAGACTGTTTCCCTTAACCACAACTTTTGCCACAGGAACTTTTCTACCTGAATATAAAAAACACCTGTGCTTATTAAACCAAGAAGTAACCATGCAAATTGGTAAAACAACAATCGTTGGTCAAGCCGTCGACCTCACGCCCCAGGCCAATTTAGTAATTAAAACTAACAAAGGATTAAAAACAATCGGAGCCGGCGAGGTAACCAAAATCAGACCAAGCAAAAAGGCTTCAAAAAACTGA
- a CDS encoding ABC transporter ATP-binding protein, with the protein MTDILKVDQVTKTYGKRNEKQYQALKGINFSVAAGEFVAIMGASGSGKTTLLNILSTLDTPTTGHVFINHEDISTLNTKQMADFRSKQIGFIFQDFNLLENLTNRENIALPLTLQGQSARKIKPLIDKIAKRLEISEILDKYPAQLSGGQKQRVAAARALVHQPAILLADEPTGALDSKSARELLDTMEDLNQNDGVTTLMVTHDPFSASFANRIMFIKDGKIGEQVMKDGKTRPEFYHELIERLGTEE; encoded by the coding sequence ATGACTGACATTTTGAAGGTAGATCAAGTTACCAAAACTTATGGCAAAAGAAATGAAAAACAGTATCAAGCTCTTAAAGGCATTAATTTTTCCGTTGCTGCCGGAGAATTTGTGGCAATTATGGGCGCATCCGGTTCAGGGAAAACGACGCTGTTAAATATTTTATCAACGCTGGATACGCCGACCACCGGTCATGTTTTTATCAATCATGAAGATATTAGCACGCTGAATACAAAACAAATGGCGGATTTTCGCAGCAAGCAAATTGGGTTTATTTTTCAAGATTTTAATTTGCTGGAAAATTTAACCAATCGGGAAAATATTGCCCTGCCGCTGACGCTGCAAGGCCAATCTGCCAGAAAAATCAAGCCGTTAATTGATAAAATTGCTAAGCGGCTGGAAATTAGCGAGATTTTAGACAAGTATCCAGCACAGCTTTCCGGTGGTCAAAAGCAGCGGGTGGCCGCTGCCCGGGCCCTGGTTCACCAGCCGGCAATTTTGCTTGCCGATGAGCCGACCGGTGCACTTGATTCCAAGAGCGCTCGTGAGCTCTTGGATACGATGGAAGATTTGAACCAAAATGACGGTGTTACCACCTTGATGGTTACGCACGATCCGTTTTCAGCCAGTTTTGCCAACCGGATCATGTTTATTAAGGATGGCAAGATCGGGGAACAAGTTATGAAGGACGGGAAAACGCGCCCTGAATTTTACCATGAATTGATTGAACGTCTGGGAACTGAAGAATAG